One genomic window of Glycine max cultivar Williams 82 chromosome 16, Glycine_max_v4.0, whole genome shotgun sequence includes the following:
- the LOC100780707 gene encoding pectin acetylesterase 8, whose translation MESARISKWLNLLVCVLLLLKAEGSLVPLTLVKNAESKGAVCLDGSPPAYHFDNGFEEGIKNWIVHIEGGGWCNNVESCLYRKDSRLGSSKQMEDLYFSAILSNEQEYNPDFYNWNRVKVRYCDGSSFTGDVEEVDQTTNLHFRGARIFSAVMEELLAKGLEKAENAILSGCSAGGLTTILHCDRFKNLLPSEANVKCVPDAGYFVNVEDISGTHFIEKFYSEVVSTHGSAKNLPSSCTSKFSPELCFFPQYVASHISTPIFVVNAAYDSWQIQNIFVPGSADPSDSWHSCKLDISNCSPDQLSKMQDFKSEFEKAVSVVGDSSSKGMFIDSCYAHCQTESQETWYKSDSPQLANTTIAKAVGDWFYGRSSFRHVDCNYPCNPSCQNRVFDLKDHPGI comes from the exons ATGGAGAGTGCAAGAATCAGCAAATGGTTAAATCTTCTAGTTTGTGTACTGCTATTGCTTAAGGCAGAAGGATCTCTTGTTCCATTGACTTTGGTGAAGAATGCAGAATCAAAAGGAGCTG TTTGTTTGGATGGAAGCCCCCCAGCATACCACTTTGACAACGGATTTGAAGAAGGGATTAAGAACTGGATTGTTCACATTGAG GGAGGAGGATGGTGCAACAATGTAGAGAGTTGCCTTTACCGTAAGGATAGTCGCTTAGGTTCATCTAAGCAAATGGAGGATCTTTACTTTTCTGCAATTTTAAGCAACGAACAAGAGTATAATCCAG ATTTCTACAATTGGAATAGAGTCAAGGTTAGGTACTGTGATGGGTCATCGTTTACTGGTGATGTGGAAGAAGTTGATCAA ACAACCAATTTGCACTTCAGAGGAGCAAGGATTTTTTCAGCTGTAATGGAAGAATTACTAGCAAAAGGATTGGAAAAGGCTGAAAAT GCTATTCTCTCTGGCTGTTCAGCTGGAGGACTGACTACAATATTACACTGTGATCGCTTTAAAAATCTGTTGCCTTCTGAAGCTAATGTGAAATGTGTTCCAGATGCTGGTTATTTTGTCAATGT AGAGGATATCTCAGGAACACATTTCATCGAAAAGTTCTACAGTGAAGTTGTTTCAACTCAT GGCTCAGCAAAGAATTTGCCCTCATCCTGCACTTCAAAATTCAGCCCAGAACTA TGCTTTTTCCCACAATATGTGGCATCACATATCAGTACTCCAATCTTCGTTGTAAATGCAGCCTATGACTCATGGCAG ATTCAGAACATCTTTGTACCTGGCTCTGCTGATCCCAGTGACAGTTGGCATAGCTGCAAGCTTGATATAAGCAACTGCTCACCTGATCAACTAAGTAAAATGCAAG ACTTCAAGTCGGAATTCGAAAAGGCTGTGAGTGTGGTAGGCGACTCTTCATCTAAAGGAATGTTCATAGACTCTTGCTATGCTCACTGCCAAACAGAATCACAGGAGACATGGTATAAGAGTGACTCTCCACAGCTTGCCAATACG ACTATTGCCAAGGCAGTGGGAGACTGGTTTTATGGTCGAAGTTCTTTCCGTCACGTGGATTGCAATTATCCTTGCAACCCTTCTTGCCAGAACCGTGTTTTTGATCTAAAAGACCACCCTGGAATATAG